A stretch of Paludisphaera borealis DNA encodes these proteins:
- a CDS encoding DUF417 family protein — MGWINRCFEVAARADRLGVTVTRIGLIVVLLWIGGLKAFRYEADGIVPFVANSPMMSFWYNDPGGYKSHKNPEGALVPANRAWHEANGTYAFAYGLGTVIVLYGLLLCLHPWLPQAAAVGSFLVVIMSFVTLSFLVTTPECWVPALGDPRHGFPYLSGAGRLVVKDVIMMGAALVTMTDSAKLYLRRREAVAGRTTAQATLEPAYN, encoded by the coding sequence ATGGGTTGGATCAATCGTTGTTTCGAGGTCGCGGCGCGGGCGGACCGGTTGGGCGTCACCGTCACACGGATCGGCCTGATCGTCGTCCTGCTCTGGATCGGTGGTTTGAAGGCGTTCCGCTACGAGGCCGACGGCATCGTGCCGTTCGTGGCCAACAGCCCTATGATGAGTTTCTGGTACAACGACCCCGGCGGTTACAAGTCCCACAAGAACCCGGAGGGCGCGCTCGTACCCGCGAACCGGGCCTGGCATGAGGCGAACGGGACGTATGCGTTCGCCTACGGACTGGGGACCGTGATCGTCCTGTACGGGCTGCTGCTTTGCCTGCACCCGTGGCTGCCGCAGGCGGCGGCCGTCGGCAGCTTTCTGGTGGTGATCATGTCGTTCGTCACCCTCTCGTTCCTCGTCACGACTCCCGAGTGCTGGGTACCCGCGCTGGGAGACCCGAGGCACGGCTTCCCGTACCTGAGCGGCGCGGGGCGGCTGGTCGTGAAGGACGTGATCATGATGGGGGCCGCACTCGTCACGATGACCGACTCGGCGAAGCTCTACCTTCGGAGGCGTGAGGCCGTCGCGGGACGCACGACCGCCCAGGCGACGTTGGAACCGGCGTACAACTGA
- a CDS encoding helix-turn-helix transcriptional regulator, whose product METPLQLYDPRDGDVALKVASLPGGLDLAQTLRFNYFTAVWVQEGCGTFWADLGRYDFEAGSLLFFVPYQSFRLLPETPARGLVIQFHANFLCIETHHAEVGCNGVLFNDVYGVPLVRLNAGHEGEFLGIVDSMRGELEASGLAHSEVLLSYLKIFLVKAARLKLEQQGRLQPAAIKRPPVLDELKRLIEEHYRAEHSPGYYAQQLHLAPKSLAKLVKKHFHKTLTELIRDCVLRQAKWELLHTLKPVKQIAAEVGFQDELYFSRLFKRATGCAPSFFREFETSIRGGQNVWVR is encoded by the coding sequence GTGGAAACGCCTCTTCAGCTTTATGACCCGCGCGACGGCGACGTCGCCCTCAAGGTGGCGAGCCTTCCCGGTGGGCTGGATCTCGCGCAGACGCTCCGCTTCAACTACTTCACCGCGGTGTGGGTACAAGAGGGTTGCGGGACGTTCTGGGCCGATCTGGGCCGGTATGATTTCGAGGCGGGGTCGCTCCTCTTCTTCGTTCCCTACCAGTCGTTCCGGCTGCTGCCGGAGACGCCGGCGCGCGGACTCGTCATCCAGTTCCACGCGAACTTCCTCTGCATCGAAACCCATCACGCGGAAGTCGGCTGCAACGGCGTCTTGTTCAACGACGTCTACGGCGTCCCACTCGTCCGGCTGAACGCCGGTCACGAGGGCGAGTTCCTCGGGATCGTCGACAGCATGCGCGGGGAGCTGGAAGCGAGCGGCCTGGCACATTCCGAGGTCTTGCTCTCTTACCTGAAGATCTTTCTCGTCAAGGCCGCCCGTCTGAAGCTTGAGCAGCAGGGGCGCCTTCAACCTGCCGCGATCAAGCGGCCTCCCGTGCTGGACGAGCTGAAGCGGCTGATCGAAGAGCACTATCGAGCCGAGCATAGCCCGGGTTACTACGCCCAGCAGCTTCATCTCGCGCCGAAGTCGCTGGCCAAGCTGGTCAAGAAGCACTTCCACAAGACCCTGACGGAGCTGATCCGCGATTGCGTTCTCCGGCAGGCGAAGTGGGAATTGCTCCACACCCTGAAGCCGGTGAAGCAGATCGCCGCCGAGGTCGGGTTTCAAGACGAGCTCTACTTCAGTCGCCTGTTCAAGCGCGCCACGGGCTGCGCGCCGAGTTTCTTCCGGGAATTCGAGACGAGCATTCGCGGCGGCCAGAACGTCTGGGTCCGCTAG
- a CDS encoding carboxypeptidase regulatory-like domain-containing protein produces MTDRWVVPWLALLVDGSIRWGIVLAVLAVWFALRPPRRAATRHLLCVSALAAGAVLPFAPRWGDAVVPWPAQASMPTVEPLALSPSPASFSRPSTAVFVATDRPSPRPDAEVIATARPVAYVPPSRSAAVPLDRWRLAAQAAVGTWAIVVGVLLARLACGGVVLARMRRGLAEVGEDANRLVDECRARLGTSRPVRLAMHPGVASPVVLGGLRPLVLVPTDWEDWPEPQRRACLLHELAHLTRYDDWSKFAQELIRVPFFFHPLALWLFARLDRERELLCDEAVVALGTEPESLARLLLELAKRPVRLVPVSRPVLLPFLDRRTVVVRIERLLEDDMPRTLSRSSLARSLLLGSLALAACLAVGGLRVRGASPRPIADDAKPTPPAGKPSPQPTAKPAPPAGVKETPRELRGVVLDADGRPVPDATVVSGSYDPGKSGHQILKTDSQGKFAWPIPEGADRVCLIATKEGLSSMILSTVARALATPLDLKLRLSKPDPFNAVLLDADGKPMSGVKVWIRRVGHSTETKNGTGSSISSSYQEVPRAVIEGSPVEDLFVATTAADGSFSFRSTREGSGLKLETTAPDGRPMTIGVRTNGSGQPIGGGASSPGRVLEGMGFVVAAPGKTLQLAAIPSARVSGRVVSAVPGVDVSGLKAHYQSSRKRSDTYVPERNFGAEVPVDRDGRFVFDGLEEGTINIFAIGKGENEAWTYRAAKDVELIPGKTSEVVIELIRGVEVEGTVIAQGTGAPVEKAMIGSYGPYRPRTGAATQSDTTDAKGRYHYRLPAGETYFYVMGPPSGFTRLPNEGSSRTVTIPEGVAKFEVPPIEVTAAVTVRGQVVDAANAPVVGANIVGMCEGGLCRPFGGPETLTDAKGEFRLPEGLNNVVAIGKPARLLIRFKDGTEFEAATLPAKDGSVVVQVPVAEKSPAGVEGPRDVAPDELAGIVVDTDGKPIEGAEADVWTWFPGNEAKTDAKGVFRLRKLDKGEKVEVVVRKPGYTPKLFLSQPVGKNGWVVVLGDKTYFEGTVTSPDGKPVADALIRANNGPKRVDNGMVSEIWTEAKSGDDGRYRLYAQADVYDIQIRIPGVGVARLPETPLSHDEARKLDIRLEPGVTFRAKVVDSITGAPVSGVRLWDWQQPGVEGRSDKDGVATIADMLPGRFNFQVDASGFTRWWSEEAVSEWNRRHIDESRGGWQRNFDHLDFDLKTGMAAVTITLERGATVTGKVVDPDGKPVAGATVAPALTGTGNSLTGDTRFSVTTDKNGGFRVVLPASGDRDYNLIAHDGKYQEWRNWANGVLPPFRTKPGDAIGDVEIRLTRPATVRGRVTDAQGRPVAGRDVRASAADRFENRYYDPTVKTASDGTYELKFIRPGEQFIQISPFWLDARQSPEGTSRAETLAVGASKDSVDFKVP; encoded by the coding sequence ATGACGGACCGTTGGGTCGTTCCCTGGCTCGCGCTTCTGGTCGACGGCTCGATCCGCTGGGGGATCGTGCTGGCCGTGCTCGCCGTCTGGTTCGCCCTGCGACCGCCGCGTCGGGCCGCGACCCGGCACTTGCTGTGCGTCTCGGCCCTGGCGGCCGGAGCGGTCTTGCCGTTTGCCCCGCGCTGGGGCGACGCCGTCGTTCCGTGGCCCGCTCAAGCGTCGATGCCAACCGTCGAGCCCCTCGCTCTTTCACCTTCGCCGGCCTCGTTCTCAAGGCCCTCGACGGCGGTGTTCGTCGCGACCGACCGGCCCTCGCCGCGACCGGACGCGGAAGTCATCGCGACCGCCAGGCCCGTGGCGTATGTTCCACCTTCTCGATCCGCCGCCGTTCCGCTCGATCGTTGGCGACTCGCGGCCCAGGCGGCGGTCGGGACGTGGGCGATCGTGGTGGGGGTTCTGCTGGCGAGACTTGCCTGCGGCGGGGTGGTGCTCGCGAGGATGCGGCGCGGGCTCGCCGAGGTTGGTGAGGACGCGAACCGCCTCGTGGACGAGTGCCGGGCGCGGCTCGGGACGTCGCGGCCGGTGCGGCTGGCGATGCATCCGGGGGTGGCCTCGCCCGTGGTGCTCGGCGGTTTGAGGCCGTTGGTTCTCGTGCCGACCGACTGGGAAGACTGGCCCGAGCCCCAACGCCGCGCCTGCCTGCTCCACGAGCTGGCCCACCTGACGCGGTACGACGACTGGTCGAAGTTCGCTCAGGAGTTGATCCGAGTTCCGTTCTTCTTCCACCCCCTGGCCCTCTGGCTGTTCGCCCGGCTCGATCGCGAGCGCGAGCTGCTCTGCGACGAGGCGGTCGTCGCTCTCGGCACCGAGCCCGAGAGCCTGGCCCGCCTGCTGCTCGAACTGGCGAAGCGCCCCGTCCGTCTGGTCCCCGTCTCCCGTCCCGTCTTGCTCCCGTTTCTCGATCGCCGCACCGTCGTGGTCCGTATCGAACGACTTCTGGAGGATGACATGCCGCGCACGCTCTCCCGCTCGTCCCTCGCCCGTTCCCTGCTCCTCGGCTCGCTCGCACTGGCCGCCTGCCTGGCTGTAGGCGGGCTCCGGGTGCGAGGTGCTTCGCCCCGGCCGATTGCCGATGACGCGAAACCGACGCCGCCCGCCGGGAAGCCCTCGCCTCAGCCCACCGCGAAGCCCGCGCCCCCGGCGGGCGTAAAAGAAACGCCTCGCGAACTGCGGGGCGTGGTCCTCGACGCCGACGGACGTCCGGTCCCTGACGCGACCGTCGTCTCCGGCTCGTACGATCCGGGCAAGTCGGGCCATCAAATCCTCAAGACCGATTCTCAAGGAAAGTTCGCCTGGCCGATTCCGGAGGGGGCAGATCGGGTCTGTCTGATCGCGACGAAGGAAGGACTGAGCTCGATGATCCTCTCGACGGTCGCGCGTGCGCTGGCCACTCCGCTCGATCTGAAACTGCGGCTTTCCAAGCCCGACCCCTTTAACGCGGTCCTCCTCGACGCCGACGGCAAGCCGATGTCCGGCGTGAAGGTCTGGATCAGGAGGGTGGGGCACTCCACCGAGACGAAGAACGGCACGGGTTCCTCGATCAGCTCGAGCTACCAGGAAGTCCCGCGAGCGGTGATCGAGGGCAGCCCCGTGGAAGACCTCTTCGTCGCGACGACCGCCGCCGACGGATCGTTCTCATTCCGGTCTACTCGTGAGGGCTCGGGCCTGAAACTGGAAACCACCGCCCCTGATGGCCGCCCCATGACGATCGGAGTCCGAACTAATGGCTCCGGCCAGCCCATCGGAGGAGGCGCGTCCTCGCCGGGAAGAGTCCTGGAGGGCATGGGGTTCGTCGTCGCCGCGCCGGGGAAGACGCTCCAGCTCGCGGCGATCCCCTCGGCCCGGGTTTCGGGCCGGGTCGTTTCGGCTGTCCCCGGCGTGGACGTGTCGGGATTGAAGGCCCATTATCAGTCCAGCAGGAAACGCAGCGACACCTACGTCCCAGAGCGCAACTTCGGCGCCGAGGTTCCGGTCGACCGCGACGGCCGGTTCGTATTCGACGGCCTCGAAGAAGGGACGATCAACATCTTTGCGATCGGCAAGGGCGAGAACGAGGCCTGGACCTACCGCGCGGCGAAGGATGTTGAGCTGATTCCCGGGAAGACGTCCGAGGTCGTGATCGAGCTGATTCGCGGCGTCGAGGTCGAGGGGACTGTTATCGCCCAAGGCACGGGCGCGCCCGTCGAAAAGGCGATGATCGGATCCTACGGGCCGTACCGCCCCCGCACTGGGGCGGCGACCCAGAGCGATACGACCGACGCCAAGGGCCGATATCATTACCGGCTGCCGGCTGGTGAGACGTACTTCTACGTGATGGGTCCGCCGAGCGGCTTCACGAGGCTGCCGAATGAAGGCTCCAGCCGGACGGTGACGATCCCTGAAGGCGTGGCAAAGTTCGAGGTCCCGCCGATCGAGGTCACGGCCGCCGTGACGGTTCGCGGCCAGGTGGTCGACGCCGCCAATGCGCCGGTCGTCGGCGCGAATATCGTCGGCATGTGCGAGGGGGGACTCTGCCGACCGTTCGGCGGGCCCGAGACCCTGACCGACGCCAAGGGCGAGTTCCGCCTGCCGGAGGGTCTCAACAACGTGGTCGCGATCGGCAAGCCCGCCCGGCTGCTGATCCGGTTCAAGGACGGGACCGAGTTTGAAGCCGCCACACTCCCCGCCAAGGACGGCTCGGTCGTGGTCCAGGTGCCCGTCGCCGAGAAGTCGCCCGCCGGCGTTGAAGGCCCCCGTGACGTCGCGCCCGATGAACTGGCCGGGATCGTCGTCGACACGGACGGCAAGCCGATCGAAGGCGCCGAGGCCGACGTCTGGACCTGGTTCCCGGGCAATGAGGCGAAGACCGACGCCAAGGGCGTTTTCCGGCTTCGCAAGCTCGACAAAGGCGAGAAGGTCGAGGTCGTCGTCCGCAAGCCGGGGTACACGCCGAAGTTGTTCCTGAGCCAGCCGGTAGGTAAAAACGGATGGGTCGTCGTCTTGGGCGACAAGACCTACTTCGAAGGGACGGTCACGAGCCCCGACGGCAAGCCCGTGGCCGACGCGTTGATCCGGGCCAACAACGGACCGAAGCGGGTCGACAACGGCATGGTCTCCGAGATCTGGACCGAGGCGAAGAGCGGCGACGACGGCCGCTATCGGCTGTACGCCCAGGCCGACGTCTACGATATTCAGATCCGCATCCCGGGAGTCGGCGTGGCGAGGCTGCCCGAAACGCCGCTTTCGCATGACGAGGCCCGGAAGCTCGATATTCGTCTCGAACCGGGCGTGACCTTCCGCGCGAAGGTCGTCGACAGCATCACCGGCGCACCCGTCTCGGGCGTCCGCCTCTGGGACTGGCAACAGCCTGGCGTCGAGGGCCGGTCGGACAAGGACGGCGTCGCGACGATCGCCGACATGCTCCCCGGCCGATTCAACTTCCAGGTCGACGCCTCCGGCTTCACCCGTTGGTGGTCGGAAGAAGCGGTCAGCGAGTGGAACCGCCGCCATATCGACGAGAGCCGGGGCGGCTGGCAGCGCAATTTCGACCACCTGGATTTCGACCTCAAGACCGGCATGGCCGCTGTGACGATCACGCTCGAACGCGGGGCGACCGTGACCGGGAAGGTCGTCGACCCCGACGGCAAGCCGGTCGCCGGGGCGACCGTCGCGCCGGCCCTGACCGGAACCGGCAACTCGCTGACCGGCGATACCCGGTTCAGCGTGACGACTGACAAGAACGGCGGTTTTCGCGTGGTGCTGCCGGCCAGCGGCGACCGCGACTACAACCTGATCGCCCACGACGGCAAGTATCAAGAATGGCGGAACTGGGCCAACGGCGTCCTCCCGCCGTTCCGCACCAAGCCCGGCGACGCGATCGGCGACGTCGAGATCCGGCTCACTCGGCCCGCGACCGTCCGCGGCCGCGTGACCGACGCGCAAGGCCGACCGGTCGCGGGCCGTGACGTCCGCGCCAGCGCGGCCGATCGTTTTGAAAACCGCTACTACGACCCGACGGTCAAGACGGCTAGCGACGGAACCTATGAGCTTAAGTTCATCCGGCCCGGCGAGCAGTTCATCCAGATCTCACCCTTCTGGCTCGACGCCCGCCAATCCCCCGAAGGGACTAGCCGCGCCGAGACGCTGGCCGTCGGCGCGTCGAAGGACAGCGTCGATTTCAAGGTTCCCTGA
- a CDS encoding BlaI/MecI/CopY family transcriptional regulator gives MAGRKVLALTERQFAVLRVLWEHGPQTVRGLMEHMPRGDGQPYTTVLGLLQSMEKAGLVDHEKQGLTHLYRSAVSRREATGNLLSDFLTRFFHGSAEQLILGLVDADQLAPDDLRAIEARLGGEGETRPESEKAEKTDKRRRNKP, from the coding sequence ATGGCTGGGCGGAAGGTCTTGGCGTTGACGGAGCGGCAGTTCGCCGTGCTTCGGGTGCTCTGGGAGCACGGGCCGCAGACCGTGCGCGGGCTGATGGAGCACATGCCGCGCGGCGACGGGCAACCGTACACGACGGTGCTCGGCTTGCTCCAGAGCATGGAGAAGGCGGGGCTCGTCGACCACGAGAAGCAAGGGCTGACCCATCTCTATCGGTCGGCCGTCTCGCGTCGGGAGGCCACGGGCAACTTGCTCTCGGACTTCCTGACGCGGTTCTTCCACGGGTCGGCCGAGCAGTTGATCCTCGGCCTGGTCGACGCCGACCAGCTCGCGCCGGACGACCTCCGCGCGATCGAAGCGCGGCTCGGCGGCGAGGGCGAGACCCGGCCGGAGTCGGAGAAGGCGGAGAAGACCGACAAGAGGCGGAGGAACAAGCCATGA